One stretch of Centroberyx gerrardi isolate f3 chromosome 13, fCenGer3.hap1.cur.20231027, whole genome shotgun sequence DNA includes these proteins:
- the sdhc gene encoding succinate dehydrogenase cytochrome b560 subunit, mitochondrial, translated as MALLLRTFARQGVCLSRPQYSVLYRHAAPMGTTAKDEMNKFWTKNTRLNRPMSPHITIYKWSVPMLMSITHRGTGVGLSGAISAFALAAMVLPGSYPYYLDLIHSLSVGPYLIGLAKFGIAFPVSYHTYNGIRHLWWDMGKGFRIPEVYRTGYTVIVLSIITSIAVAFL; from the exons ATGGCGCTGCTTCTAAG GACGTTTGCCCGGCAGGGCGTCTGTCTCTCCAGGCCCCAGTACAGTGTCCTCTACAGACa TGCTGCTCCAATGGGAACCACAGCTAAGGACGAGATGAACAAGTTTTGGACCAAAAACACCAGACTAAACCGACCTATGTCTCCCCACATCACCATCTACAA GTGGTCCGTCCCCATGTTGATGTccatcacacacagaggaactgGGGTGGGGCTCAGCGGAG ctatCTCAGCCTTTGCCTTGGCAGCGATGGTATTACCGGGGAGTTACCCGTACTACCTGGACTTGATCCACTCGCTGTCCGTCGGCCCTTATCTCATCGGGCTGGCCAAGTTCGGCATCGCCTTCCCCGTATCGTACCACACCTACAACGGCATCCGCCATCTG TGGTGGGATATGGGCAAGGGCTTCAGAATCCCGGAAGTCTACCGCACCGGCTACACAGTTATCGTCCTGTCCATCATCACTTCCATCGCCGTGGCTTTCCTctga